A genome region from Panicum virgatum strain AP13 chromosome 4K, P.virgatum_v5, whole genome shotgun sequence includes the following:
- the LOC120703017 gene encoding protein NRT1/ PTR FAMILY 5.8-like, translating into MSSSEKESSATKVALSRPCVLVIVMAGVERFANKGMGSNLVTYLTGVVGMSTAAAAKSVVTWTGVSFMLPLLSSILTDSYWDRYSTLAASSLLYVLGMVALTVWALLRPRMPRPTLFIPLYLMAVGQGGYQPTLQAFGADQLGIGDDDDAEPGLTAEEKGKVKSMFFQWWYFGICSGSLLGNSTMSYVQDNFGWVLGFAIPSGVMALSVAAFFCCTPLYRQTPPKGAGGGKPSSPSGICKFLKSFAGRKISLPSKEDDNGGTMSELELQEKPLKAEPADGKEAVDEAAPSVGKVILGLLPIWAILLIFAVIFQQPMTFFTKQGMLMDHTVGVGRGAFVIPPAMLQSSITVSIILLVPMYDRVIIPLINAVTRRSDGITVLQRIGVGMVLSVVAMAIAALVESWRLRVSAGGAARLKIFWLLPQYVLLGVSDVFTVVGMQEFFYTQVPASMKTISIGLYLSVFGVGGFLGALLITVLEVATARPGNSKGWFSDDPREARLDNYYWFLALLCFISFVIFTHLCKFYSSKNASGK; encoded by the exons atGTCGTCGTCGGAGAAGGAATCGTCGGCGACGAAGGTGGCGCTGAGCCGGCCATGCGTCCTGGTCATAG TGATGGCCGGCGTGGAGAGGTTCGCGAACAAGGGGATGGGGTCGAACCTGGTGACGTACCTCACCGGCGTCGTGGGGAtgagcaccgcggcggcggctaagAGCGTCGTCACCTGGACAGGGGTAAGCTTCATGCTGCCGCTGCTTAGCTCCATCCTGACCGACTCCTACTGGGACCGCtactccaccctcgccgcctcctccttgcTCTACGTCCTG GGGATGGTCGCCCTCACCGTGTGGGCACTGCTGCGCCCACGGATGCCGCGCCCCACGCTGTTCATCCCGCTCTACCTGATGGCTGTCGGGCAAGGCGGGTACCAGCCCACGCTGCAAGCCTTCGGCGCCGACCAGCTCGGCAtcggggacgacgacgacgccgagccGGGCCTGACGGCGGAggagaagggcaaggtgaagagcATGTTCTTCCAGTGGTGGTACTTCGGCATCTGCAGCGGCAGCCTGCTGGGGAACTCCACCATGTCCTACGTCCAGGACAACTTCGGCTGGGTGCTCGGCTTCGCCATCCCCAGCGGGGTCATGGCCCTGTCCGTCGCCGCCTTCTTCTGCTGCACACCTCTCTACAGGCAGACGCCGCccaagggcgccggcggcggcaagccgTCGTCTCCGAGCGGCATCTGCAAGTTCCTCAAGTCGTTCGCAGGTCGAAAGATCAGCCTGCCGTCCAAGGAGGACGACAATGGCGGCACCATGTCTGAGCTAGA GTTGCAAGAGAAGCCACTGAAAGCTGAACCGGCCGatgggaaggaggccgtggacgAGGCGGCGCCGAGCGTGGGCAAGGTCATCCTCGGCCTGCTGCCGATCTGGGCCATCCTGCTCATCTTCGCGGTGATCTTCCAGCAGCCGATGACGTTCTTCACGAAGCAGGGCATGCTGATGGACCACACGGTCGGCGTCGGCCGGGGCGCCTTCGTGATCCCGCCGGCGATGCTCCAGAGCTCGATCACCGTCTCCATCATCCTGCTCGTGCCCATGTACGACCGGGTGATCATCCCGCTGATCAACGCCGTCACCCGGCGCAGCGACGGCATCACCGTGCTCCAGCGGATCGGCGTCGGCATGGTCCTCTCCGTCGTGGCCATGGCCATCGCCGCGCTCGTCGAGTCGTGGCGGCTCCGCGTGTCCGCCGGGGGAGCCGCCCGGCTCAAGATCTTCTGGCTGCTGCCGCAGTACGTCCTGCTGGGCGTCTCCGACGTGTTCACGGTGGTGGGGATGCAGGAGTTCTTCTACACGCAGGTGCCGGCGTCCATGAAGACGATCAGCATCGGGCTCTACCTCAGCGTCTTCGGCGTCGGGGGATTCCTCGGCGCGCTCCTGATCACCGTGCTCGAGGTGGCCACGGCGAGGCCCGGTAACTCCAAGGGGTGGTTCTCCGACGACCCCCGGGAGGCGCGCCTCGATAACTACTACTGGTTCTTGGCTCTGCTGTGCTTCATCAGCTTTGTCATCTTCACGCACTTGTGCAAGTTCTACAGCAGCAAAAATGCATCAGGGAAGTAG
- the LOC120703018 gene encoding uncharacterized protein LOC120703018 codes for MRDRAPRRLSISSPELSTATRAPPARYKDRSPEPEPDTARAEIHRPLLGSRGRVSSFLAGRRQAGMQRSSSFGASWADQWDTGGDPSPREPRDRGRGRAGKAGGGVGEKTKAAAATGLRKVKEGTAHGFQWIKDKCQKKSASGGGGGKKQQGSEVAGY; via the coding sequence ATGCGTgaccgcgccccgcgccgcctcTCGATTTCCTCCCCCGAGCTGTCGACGGCGACCCGCGCGCCTCCCGCTCGCTATAAAGATCGCtccccggagccggagccggacaCCGCGAGAGCGGAAATCCACCGCCCGCTCCTTGGTTCCCGAGGGAGAGTTTCGAGTTTCTTGGCTgggcggcggcaggcaggcATGCAGCGGAGCAGCTCGTTCGGGGCGTCGTGGGCGGACCAGTGGGACACCGGCGGCGACCCGAGCCCGAGGGAGCCgcgcgaccgcggccgcggccgcgcgggtaaggccggcggcggcgtgggggagAAGAccaaggcggccgcggcgaccgGGCTCAGGAAGGTGAAGGAGGGCACGGCGCACGGGTTCCAGTGGATCAAGGACAAGTGCCAGAAGAagagcgccagcggcggcggcggcggcaagaagCAGCAGGGATCAGAGGTCGCCGGGTACTGA